The sequence TGGGCACGGTCGCGACCGGGGCGGCGGTGTCGGTGCTCGCGGGCTGTGCGGCCGTCGTCCAACCGCGGGCCGGGCGGGCGTTGGACGACGGACGGCTCACCACTCGGTCCGGTCTGGCCGCGGGGCTGTCGCTCACCTCCGTGGGTCTGGGCTGCGCGATGCTGCCCGGGCTGACCGGCATCCTCGTCGGAGCCGCCCTGATCGGCGTCGGTACGGGTCTGATCACCCCGGTCGGTTTCGCCGCGCTGGCCTCGTCGACCCCGCAGGAGCGGTTGGGGCAGACCATGGGCGCGGCGGAACTGGGGCGCGAACTCGGGGATGCGGGTGGGCCGTTGCTGGTGGCCGCAGTTGCCTCCGGCAGCACGCTGAGCCATGGCTTCGGTGCGCTCGGGATGCTCATCGGGGTGGGGGCGTTGGCGGCGTTCGTCCGTCGGGGCGGCTGAAGTGCGGTGACCCGGAGACGTGGCAGCGGTCCTGAGTCGCATCGCCATCGCCAACCAGGTTGTGAGTCTTGCCAGTTGCTGTCCGGCTCTCTACGTTAAGTGTTCCATTAAGTCTACTTAACTGGACACTTAAGCGAGGTTTCCGTGCCGCACCGTGCAAGAGCGCGTACGCGCAGGATCGCCGCCGCCTCAGCCGCCTTCCTCGCCGCCGCGGCGATGGCCGTCGCGGCGAGCCCGGGACCGGCCGCGGCGGCCGGCCCTCCCGCTCACACCCAGCGCGTCGAGTACTTCCCCGGTCCCGGAGCGGAGCCCCGCCAGGTGACCGTCCCGGCGGACACCCCGGGCCGAACGGCCCGCCCCGCGCCGGCTCCGGGAGGCGTCACCCCGGCGGTGAGGGCGCTGAAGCGGACCGGACCCGTGACCGGGCGGCTCGACCTGGTGGTGATGGGCGACGGCTACACCGCGGACGAACAGGGCGAGTTCACCGCGGCCGCCAAGGAGAAACTGGACGACATCTTCGCCGTCGAGCCGTACCGCAGCTACCGCGGTCTGTTCAACATCTGGCTGGTCGACACCGTCTCCGGGGAGTCCGGCGTCTCCGGCGACCCCACGGCCGACGTCGTGAAGGACTCCGCGCTGGGCGCCCGCTTCTTCTGCGACGACGTCGAACGCCTGCTGTGCGTCGACACGGACAAGGTCGCGCGCTACGCCGCCCTGGCCCCGGACGCCGACATCGTCTTCGTCATCGCGAACTCCGCCAAGTACGGCGGCGCGGGCTACTCCGCCGGCGACCTGCCGCCGGGCTCGTCCTTCCACGGCGTGGCGACGATGTCGTCCGACAACGACAAGTCGTACCTCATAGGAGCCCATGAACTGGGCCATTCCATAGGCCACTTGGCCGACGAGTACCAGTACGCGGGCTACGGCGCCTACCCGTCCGCCGACGAACCGGCCGCGGCCAACCTCACCCTCCTGCGCGATCCGGGCGCGACGAAGTGGTACCGCTGGCTCGGTGCCCAGGACCCGACGGGCTCGGTCGTGGGCACGTACGAAGGCGGGGGGTACTACGAGACGGGCATCTACCGGCCGACCGACACGTCGATCATGCGCTCCCTGGCCTCGACCGATTTCAACGTCGTCGGGCGCGAGGCGATGATCGCCGGCTTCTACGCCGACGCGGACGCGCTGACCTCCCCGGTCCCCACCTCCCGACCGGTCGGGCAAGGGCGGCGCATCACCGTACGCCTCGCCCCGCTGACCGGCCTCGCCGACCTCGAACTGACCTGGTACGTCGACGGCAGACCGGTGCCGTCGGCCACCGGCGCCCTGTCGATGACGCCACACCGGCTGGGCGTCCGCGGCCGGGGCCATGTGGTCACGGCGACCGTGACCGACCGCACGGCGGCCGTACGGGACCCCGCGGTCCGCGCACAGACGTCCAACTCGCTGACGTGGCGGGTGCGGTGACGCGGCGGCCCCTCGCGGCGCGGGCCTAGTGGTGCGGGCCTAGTGGTGCTTCCCGCCGCCCTTCCCGTCGCCCGTCCGGCCGCTCCCGGTCGCGTTGTGCGTGCGGGACGGGGCGGCGCCGGGCGTGCCGTTGCCGGAGCCGCCGGTGTTCCCCGCCGTGCCGCCGCCGGAGTTCTCGGCATCCTTGCCGGGTTTGCCGGTGCCGGCCCGCCCGTTCGGCGTGGCCTTCGCCCGCGCCAGCTGCTCGGCGCAGTACGCGGCGACCTTGTCCTTTCCGCCGGCGGCCGTGACGAGTCGCTGCCAGGCCGTCGAGTCGAGTGCCTTGCCGTGCTTGTCGACCTGCTCGTAGGCACGGCAGTGGGCCTCGGTGTCCTTCGCGGGGGAGGGACGGTCCTTCGGCCCTGAGCGGCCGGGGGACGCCGACGAGGCCGCACCGCCCGGCCGGTCCGGGGCGAGGGCCGACGGGCGCGTGGTCCCCCGGTCGGCACCGCCACCGTCGTGGGACGAGCCGACGGAGCCGATCGCCGCGACCGCGACACCGCCCAGGGCGAGGCTGGCGAACACCGCGCCGAACGTCATCCGCAGCGGGAGCCGGACGCGCCGCTCCTCGGGCAGCCGCCAGTCGTCCCGGCGCCGGGTGCGCGCCCGGCGCGCGCCGTCGCCGTGGGCGGCGGCCCGGAAGGCGGCCAGGGCCCGCTGCTCGGCCTCGGGGTCGAGGTGCTCCGCGCGGATGGCGGCGGCCAGCACCGTCTCCAGCGCGGCGGAGTCGTGCGTGTCCCAGGGGTCGGACACGGTGCCGCCAGGGTGCACATGCCGGTGACGGACCGGAACTCCGTCGCCGCTCAGCCGTTCACCCATGTCCGCTTCCGTTCCCGTCCGACCGTTTCGATTCGTTTGAGGTACAGGGCCTGACGCCTTCCGGCCGCCTGCCGTAGCTCTCGTTGTTCACTTCGACTCCCCCAGCGTTCGGGAAGCCTCATCCGTCACACCCGCCTCCGCCTCCCCGCCGACGCCCAGCTGTCGGGCGAGGCGTTTCAGGCCCCGGTGGGCGGCCGTGCGCACCGCTCCCGGACGCTTGCCGAGGGCGCGTGCGGCGGCGGGGCCGTCCAGGCCCACGACGACCCGCAGGAGCACCGCCTCGGCCTGGTCCCGCGGCAGTGCGCGGACCAGCTCCAGGGCCTGCTCGGTGGAGAGGGACTCCAGTGCCTGGTCATGGGTGCTGTGCGGTGCGGGCAGGTGCAGTATGTCCTGTTCCGTCCCGCCGGTCCGGGGTCGTGCGCGCTGGCGGCGCAGATGGTCCAGTGCCCGGTGCCGGGCGATGGTCGCGGTCCACCCGCGGAACCCGGCCCCGTCTCCCTTGAAACGCCCGAGGTCGCGGGCTATCTCCAACCAGGCGTCGGAGGCCACGTCCTCCGCGTCGTCGCCGACCAGCCCGCGCAGAAAGCCGAGCAGGCCCGGCTGCACGATCCGGTAGGCCACCGCGAAAGCGGCCTCGTCGCCGTCCTGGGCCCGTGCGACCGCAGCGCCCAATTCCCCGTCGCATGCCTGGATGCGCCGGGGTTGCCGTACTTGGCCCAAGACTGTCCTCGTTCGCACCGGGTTCATGGCGAGTCCGTGTCGTCCGCCGCGCTCCGGTCGCGTCGGCGGCCCCATGATGAACAGCGCCTGCGCTCACAGAAGTGTCACAACGCCCCAGTGGCCCTTCACGTCGCAGGAGTCCCGCCGTGCGGTCGTCGGGGCGGGAGGGCCCGCTCGGCGGTCCGGAGAACGGCGCGGTTTTGGCCGGGTGACGTTTCGCGCCGGTCGTGCGCTGGCTGAGTATCGGGGTCGGTACCCGCGCGGGCGAACGCCCGCCGGACACCGCCCCGCCGTCCCCTGTCCGTGCCGCCGATGACTCCCCCCGTGGGCGGCACGGAGAGGGGCGGGGCGGCCGGGCACCCGCCCACTGCGCGGGTTGTTCCGGCCGCGCCCCCTCGTTTCCGGCCGGCGACGGGCCCTGACGAGGGGATTCATCGGCCGTGTGATGCTTCGG is a genomic window of Streptomyces griseochromogenes containing:
- a CDS encoding M64 family metallopeptidase, with the translated sequence MPHRARARTRRIAAASAAFLAAAAMAVAASPGPAAAAGPPAHTQRVEYFPGPGAEPRQVTVPADTPGRTARPAPAPGGVTPAVRALKRTGPVTGRLDLVVMGDGYTADEQGEFTAAAKEKLDDIFAVEPYRSYRGLFNIWLVDTVSGESGVSGDPTADVVKDSALGARFFCDDVERLLCVDTDKVARYAALAPDADIVFVIANSAKYGGAGYSAGDLPPGSSFHGVATMSSDNDKSYLIGAHELGHSIGHLADEYQYAGYGAYPSADEPAAANLTLLRDPGATKWYRWLGAQDPTGSVVGTYEGGGYYETGIYRPTDTSIMRSLASTDFNVVGREAMIAGFYADADALTSPVPTSRPVGQGRRITVRLAPLTGLADLELTWYVDGRPVPSATGALSMTPHRLGVRGRGHVVTATVTDRTAAVRDPAVRAQTSNSLTWRVR
- a CDS encoding RNA polymerase sigma factor; protein product: MGQVRQPRRIQACDGELGAAVARAQDGDEAAFAVAYRIVQPGLLGFLRGLVGDDAEDVASDAWLEIARDLGRFKGDGAGFRGWTATIARHRALDHLRRQRARPRTGGTEQDILHLPAPHSTHDQALESLSTEQALELVRALPRDQAEAVLLRVVVGLDGPAAARALGKRPGAVRTAAHRGLKRLARQLGVGGEAEAGVTDEASRTLGESK